From one Macaca nemestrina isolate mMacNem1 chromosome 5, mMacNem.hap1, whole genome shotgun sequence genomic stretch:
- the LOC105465708 gene encoding heme-binding protein 2, translating to MAEPLQPDPGAAEDAAAQAVETPGWKAPEDAGSQPGSYEIRRYGPAKWVSTSVESMDWDSAIQTGFTRLNSYIQGKNEKEMKIKMTAPVTSYVEPGSGPFSESTITISLYIPSEQQFDPPRPLESDVFIEDRAEMTVFVRSFDGFSSGQKNQEQLLTLASILREDGKVFDEKVYYTAGYNSPFKLLNRNNEVWLIQKNEPTKENE from the exons ATGGCCGAACCGCTCCAGCCAGACCCCGGGGCGGCCGAGGACGCGGCAGCCCAAGCCGTAGAGACGCCGGGCTGGAAGGCCCCGGAGGACGCGGGCTCCCAG CCCGGAAGTTATGAGATCCGACGCTATGGACCAGCCAAGTGGGTCAGCACGTCCGTGGAGTCTATGGACTGGGATTCAGCCATCCAGACGGGCTTTACGAGACTGAACAGCTACATTCAAGGCAAAAATGAGAAAG agatgaaaataaagatgACAGCTCCAGTGACAAGCTACGTGGAGCCTGGTTCAGGTCCTTTTAGTGAGTCTACTATTACCATTTCCCTGTATATTCCCTCTGAACAGCAATTTGATCCGCCCAGGCCTTTAGAGTCAGATGTCTTCATTGAAGATAGAGCCGAAATGACTGTGTTTGTACG GTCTTTCGATGGATTTTCTAGTGGCCAAAAGAATCAAGAACAACTTCTGACATTAGCAAGCATTTTGAGGGAAGATGGAAAAGTTTTTGATGAGAAGGTTTACTACACTGCAGGCTACAACAGTCCTTTCAAATTGCTTAATAGAAATAATGAAGTGTGGTTGATTCAAAAAAATGAACCCACCAAAGAAAAcgaatga